Part of the Papio anubis isolate 15944 chromosome 6, Panubis1.0, whole genome shotgun sequence genome, tggtctcgaactcctgaattcaatTAATCCTCCCGTGTTTGCCTCGCAAAGTGGGGAATTAGAAAagtgagccaacacacccggcccactagtgttaaaaaataaaaacaaaagcaagaatctGACAGATAGAGCCAGGGTCTCTTCAAGGGTCTCTTTATAGCCCTTCTCAGGCTTGTACGCCTCATAAGAAAACTATCACATATGACTGCAAAACCCACCTTACACCaaaaatacttctgcaaggacatctgcccagcaactgttTGTCTAACCTCAGACTGGTGTCATCCTTGTTACCAATCTTTGTAGTCAAGGATAATGATTTTAAACAATCACATAAACCTCcttattcttcctttaaaaacctttgtcttccctTACCTCCCTGAATAGAAACATAGTTTACTCTGGCAAGTCTATTCTTTAATGCAATTTCCTATTCccgaataaattttttttttttttttttttttttttggtggagtcttgctctgacgcctaggctggagtgcagtggcatgatcttggctcactgcaaccttcacttcctgggttcaagcgatactcctgtctcagcctcccaagtagctgggactacaggcactcgccaccacacccagctaatttttatatttttagtagagacggggtttcaccatgttggccaggctggccttgaactccttgtTAAATACagtgagttctaaatttctcttcaaagaaccaGTATGTCAGTACCTTCagttctttgttctccattttaaagtttaacttcctcattttcctcatctcctTGCTTCTAGTTTCAGTAAACGACCTTTTCCGCCAGTTCtaatcagtagttcacatctgttTCCCTGGTGACCTGCTCCGTCCTGAGTCACCCCTAGTCACCTGCTCTGTCGTGAGTCACCCCGGTGACCTGCTCTGACCTGAGTCACCTTTAGTCACCTGTTCCGTAACCATCCTTCGCGCCGAAACTACTCACCTCACCACCCCGGCTCTtacccctgctctctttaaaatagccaatcgGAATTAACTTAGACTGTGCGGTCCAACCCTAGCCAGCACGGGAACGACACAGCACTAGGGACTACCTgcgtcagggataagaaccccttcccttcctttgatCAGGTGTGCTCTAGCCATTGCTCTATCCGTGAGacgcacccttctatagaagtaaattgCTTTGCTGAGAAAATTTGTGCTCgagtgtaaatatattttttttccttcttcttctttttctgagtctcactctgtcacccaagctggagtgcagcggcgcggtctcggctcactgcaagctccgcctcccgggttcaagcgagtctcctgcctcagcctcccaagcagctgggactacaggggcgtgccaccacgcccggcaatttttttttttttttttttttttttttttgtattttcagtagatactgGGTGTCACCCTGcaagccaggatagtctcgatcttctgacctcgtgatacgcccgcctcggcctcccaaagtgctgggattacaggcgtgagccactgcgcccggccaacgtCATTTTCTTTTCGAGAGTCCCCTCTGTTATTTAGCGAGACACACTACTACAATGGAGAAAAAAGACGCCTTCTCCTTCAAGCCCTGAGAGCTTCAGGACTTTGGCGAAAAGTCTGCGCCTGAAGCGACCCAGGAAGGATTCCCGGAATCGTAGTCCAAAGGCATCCCGTCTTCTGCGCAGACTCACAAGTCCCTGTGGACGGAATCCTTGAAGTGTAGTGCCGCTCAGTCCTTCCACCGGAAGTGTCCGATCGGAATCAGCCCTGTCCGAGAGGTGAGTCCGGGTTTGGGGACCCAGACGTCCAGCCCTGTTTCCCCCTCCAAACATCCAGTCCCTCTCATAGTGCCTTTGAAATTAGCAGCCTCTGGGTGACTAGACCTTGGACCTCAGAGGAATCCCGGAGAAAGGTGGAACCAGCTTCGGCGTTGGGAGGGCAGGCGCGCTTACGTATTTAGTGAGGGTTTGGCGGTCTCCATAGTTACCTCCGCCGCGCGTGACGTCATAGTGGGGCGCTGAGAGGGCGTGGTGGCGTGGGGTGGGGGCTGTCCTGCTGATCCTGAATTTGGGGTCACTGGTAAGAGGAGTTGCCCATTCCAGCCAGGTGGAATGGGGAGGGGTGTCAAATGTCTCGCATCTGTCATTGTCTGCCAAAAGAAACTGCTGTGACGACCATCCCCAGTCCCCTGCTTCCCTTGGGAAGAGTAACTGCCCTTTTGTAGGACACTTGGGGACAACCCCGGCTTGTCCTGAAATTTATTGACACGGTAAATAGTATTTCCTGTGTGCCGAGGATGCAGTGAAACCAACACTGACCTACCCTTGAGAAACACAAGGTACTATGGGAGCCTTTACAGGCATGCCCCTTGACGCCTCTGTTCTGCTTTGTGGTCTCTACCGGATTTCCCCTGACTCTCTCCCCCTCCACCAACAAAACTCTCACCCGTTTTCCCCTCCTCCATATACCCACCAAGGCATGTTCATCCATCAGGAGCCCTCCTCTTTAACCTCCACCTTTCTCATAATTAATTACTCGTTCCTCTCTGTTCTCCTAGCGTTTGTTTACACTTCTGCTTACCCGTTTTTGTAAGTCCTCCTAACACTATTATAAGGCactagatgctcaataaatatttattaaagctaCTAACTTTAGGGGGACTAGGTTTTAAATGGATGAGAAGTGATAAAACACCTGGAGACAGGACTGTCAGCTGAGATAACATGTCGTAGAACCAGCTGCTTAGCATAATTGAAGTTTCATTCGGATTATATGGGCCTACTTTATACCCATCTACTATGGTAAATGAGATCATGCTCATTAAGCATTAGGACACTACTTGGTTAGGGCATCTAGGAAACATAACAAGAAACATCAAAGGAATGACCCAGTAAAATATAAGGGATTGAGACTCTCTGGTTAATATACCATGGAACTaaccccctccttttttttaatcattgataAATTTTGTTCTTATTCTCACTCAAACTGTTTGTTTTCCAAGGTTCAGTCTGAACCTGTGATATTTATTTCATAGCCTTGGAGAATTAATACTGATAGATATCTTCAACTACCCTTTTCATGAATCTTGTCTGCGGAGACCAACTCGGTCGTAGAAACCCTAACGCAGCGGCGctagagaaattaaagacacacacacagaaatatagaatgtggagtgggaaatcaggggtcttacagccttcagagctgagagccttgaacagagatttacccacatgtttattgacagcaagccagtcataAGATTTACTAAAAGTATGTTagtgaatatatattaaatattcatataatttcTTGCAAATGTTAAGTAAATGCACATTGAATTTAATCtctatatgtttaaaaatgtatagatatatgtataaaaaaataaattcatctaAATATtagtagcatttaaaaaaaaaagtattccttatgggaaataaagggatgggccgaaataaagggatgggctctggctagttatctgcagcatgaACATGTCcgtaaggcacagatcgctcatgctattgtttgtggtttaagaactcCTTAAGCCATTtaccaccctgggtgggccacgtgttccttgccctcattccggtaaaccaaCAGCCTTCCAGCGAGGGCATCAAGGCCATGAcgagcatgtcacagtgctgcagagatttttgtttatggccagttttggggccagtttatggccagatttggggccCTGTTCCCAACACTTGTCAAAATCTGTCTTCCCATTCCAAGTTCCTTTCCATTATTGAAATATCATTGTTTctgttggaaatatttttccaagTAGATGTCTTATTATCATCTTAAATACAGATCATCCAAAACAGAAGTCATCTGAAACTTTCcaaatttttcctttcattcaatcaacaaatatgaaGCCTTAAGAACACTTAATAATGCATGGTCCTTAACCTCATGGAACAGCAATCAGTTGATGAAAAAAAGAgccaaacaactaaaaataatacaaggacttatatattcatatatgtatgtgttagGAATTGTAAGAACTCAGACTAGAGTTGAGCAATTTCTTAACAGAGGCAGTAGAGTTCTTAGTCACTCCAGCCACCATACCCTGTAAGCTGATCTCACCATCAACCTGCTGCTCATTCCCACTTCCTCAACTCTGTTCCTGTCCTTTCCTTTCTGAatctttttcatcctttattGACCAATTTAAGCCCCATGTTAAATACAGTGAGTTCtacatttctcttcaaagaattattatgtcagtatgttcagttCTTTgctctccattttaaagtttaacctCGTCTTCTTGcccctagtttcagtaaacaaccttTCCCACCAGTTCCAATCAGTAGTTCACATCTAttcccctggtcacctgctctgacctgCATCACCTTAGTTACCCGTTCCATAACTGTCCTTCCCGCTGAAACTGCTCACCCCACCACTCTGGTTCatacccctgctctctttaacatagccaatcggaattagcttagactgtgcagtctaaccctagccaataggggaatgacacagcagtaAGGGCTACCTGTGTCAGTGATAAGAACCCCTCCCCTCCCTTGTTTAGGTGTGCTCTCGCCATTGCTCCATCTGCAAGACGCACCTTTCTATAGAAGCAAAATTGCCTTGATGAGAAAATTCATGTTCGAGTGCTATTTATTTTGCCGcccaaaaatttatttctaataccCACCACCTCTGGGAAATACCTTCTACCATTGACAGTCTCTTCCCACCGCAGGACAGTTAGAACATTCAGCATCTCCACCataaattcattttatacttcaatattcaacatttaacAAACATGTGCAATGTGTATGTCATGTTAAATGTTTctcatttaaatcttttatttccatgttttataatttcttcccAACTAGTTCACAAACTCAAACACTTCTTGTTTAATCCATTAAGCTGTATATTAGAATACAGATTTTCCAGGCATATGCCATACTGACCAAGTTACCATCTCTAGGAGCAGGGCCCAAGTCAGCATCTCCAGAGGTAGGGTCTAAGAAGCTGTTTCTACCAGAGATCCCATATGATGATTAGGCAGCAAGCCCAGTGTCAGATTCAGACTTTCTTGTAAACCATCGCTATACAACTTATAGCCCAACACTTTGCTTGTGATAAGATTcttaataaaatgtatgtgaTTGCATCAGTCAGTAGTCAACTTAGTGAAATGTTCAGTAAAAGAACctcaggcctggcacggtggctcacacctgtaatcccagtactttgggaggccgagttgggcagtgggcagatcacaaggtcaggagtttgagaccagcttggccaacatgatgaaaccccatatctaccaaaaatacaaaaaaattagccaggtgtggtgatgtgcatctgaaatcctagctactcaggaggctaaagcaggagaatcactggaacctgggaggcggaggttgcagtgagccgagattgtgccattgcactccagcctgggtgacagagtgagacttcctctcaaaaaacaaacaaaaagaacctcATACTTTCATGAATACAGTGGCTTCTGTCTTTTCCTATTACTACCCACCCTAGAAATTAAGAACATATTCATCTCTACAGTGTTCAGTAGGTCATTCTGCTCAGAAGAATTGACTCCTCTTCAATGACTCCTTAGTGCCTAAAAGATAAACTCCAAATTCATGAACCTGACATTTGATGTTTTCTGCAGTGACATCTCCAAGCTTTGTCTCGATAATTTTCTTATACAAACCTACTAAACATTTTGCTTTCCCACTTCTGTATTCCTACCCTTACCCAATTGTTCAGACTATTTCTCTGTTTGTAATTtcctacttctttctctctcGCATCCCAGTCAAATCTTTTCTATtcttcagaatttcattttttcattaagCTTCCCTTGACCACTGCAACCATCTGTATTTTTCCCATCTCCATTTTATGAAGCacttctgtcatttttctttttcatccttattttctctgtgacttttaaaatttaataacatgTACCTTGTTAATATTTagtattacatttaagtttattgtttctaatttaaattcttatttttaaatttaaacgtTAAGCTATCTTGAAGCAGAAATCATAACAGTTGTATTCTACAAATCAAGTATGTCAGTGCTTTTGCATACAATAAATGCCCAGTAAATTTTTGTGTAAGGGAGAATGATGATTTTTATTACATGGTCTTTCATTTCCCTAGACAGTAATAGTAATTTTTGATCCCTCAGGAGGACTCTTGAAACTAAAGAAGACCCTTTCCAAAGCAGTTCTGATAATATATTCTTTCCACAGATGGCTACGGAATCAAAGAAAGCTGCAGCCCAGAACTCTCCAGAGGATGAAGGACTTTTGATAGTGAAGATAGAAGAGGAAGAATTTATCCACAGGCAGGACGCTTGCTTACAGAGAAGTGAACTCCTTAAGCAGGAGCTCTACAGGCAGCTTTTTAGGCAGTTCTGCTACCAGGATTCTCCTGGACCTCGCGAGGCACTGAGCCAGCTCCGGGAGCTCTGCTGTCAGTGGTTGAAGCCGGAGATCCATACCAAGGAACAGATTCTGGAACTGCTGGTGCTGGAGCAGTTCCTGACCATCCTGCCAGGAGATTTGCAGGCCTGGGTGCATGAACATTACCCAGAGAGTGGAGAGGAGGCAGTGACCATAGTGGAAGATTTGGAGAGAGGCACTGATAAAGCAGTACTCCAGGTGCATAGGGGATGGGAGATCTAACACCTCCATAATGGATAAAGTCCCACAATGGGAGGAGAGGCCTGAGATTGCGTATCTAGCTTGCAGGAGCTATTGGTTGAATGTGCATTTATGTCTCCTTTCCTGTCTGTTTGATTCCAcatgacattttacaaatgacTCAGACTTGATTCTTCCTTCCCCAGTTTTGTATTCCTATGGGAGTTTCTCTTCGTTGTTAGAAGATGTTTAACACAGGGATTCTTTTATAGCCcaaatgtactttatttttctcaggttCAAGCCCATGAACGTGGACaagaaatattcaggaaaaaagtgTCACCACCTGGACCAGCACTTAGTGTCCAGTTACAGCCAGTGGAAACCAAGGCCTATTTTGATTCATCAGAACCCCAGCTCCTATGGGACTGTGGTAAGGGGCAGAATGCCATACAGTGCACATCACTGAAGAAACAGGAGAATGAATCTCCCTTCACAAACTAGTCTTGGTAACTGTAGGTGGTCCTTTCCTTTATTACCCAATGAAAAGAGAGaatttgtggccaggtgcggtgactcatgcctataatcctagcactttgggaggccgaggcaggcagatcatgaagtcaggagattgagaccatcctggctaacatggtgaaaccccgtctgtactaaaaaattagctgggcatggtggcaggcacctgtagtcccagctactcgagaggctgaggcaggagaatggtgtgaacccaggaggcggagcttgcagtgagccaagatcgcgccactgcactccagcttcggcgacagagcgagactccatctcaaaaaggaaaaaaaaatgaaaagagagaactTGTTTTCCTGTGAGTCTTTGGCCAATTGTGGGGGAAAAGATAATTTTGTTCCTTATCCAGAATATTTCCAAAACACAGAACATTTTTATGATATGaccaaattaaaagaaataaaagtgaatgagtgaaaaaatatcataaaaagagaaaagaagcaaaacaaaaagaaatacatgggcagaagcaaaataaaagtgaatgagtgaaaaaatatcataaaaagagaaaagcagcaaaacaaaaagaaatacatgggCAGAAGCAAAACATGTTCATAGAGAGGTACATATAATGATCAAGAGAAACAGATACACGATGATATACTGAGAAATAGTATATAATTCACAAGTAACATAGACCCTGGTCCATATTTTTCCTCTTATGCTCTTGGTCTTATAAAGCTCTTTTACACTTTTATAGAAAGTTAGCTATACTTCTAGAGACTACTTCCATAGACTATGCATCTCTATTCTAAAACTCATCTATTTAAAAGATTCACAGATACAGTATCACTTAAGGTGTGAATGGTCCCTATAGTAAACCCAAGAATAACTtactgtttgtttgttcgtttgttttgttttgttttgttttttcccgagacggagtcttgctctgtcacccaggctggagtgcagtggcgtgatctcggcttactgcaacctctgcttcctgtgttcaagcaattctcctgcctcagcctcccaagtagctgggattacatgtgcctgccaccaagcctggctaattttggtatttttagtagaaacggggtttcaccatgttggccaggctggtctcaaactcctgacctcgtgatccacctgcctcagccttacagagtgctgggattacagacatgagccaccgcgcccagccaccattaatttttaataaatttctacACGTTCTGCCTTCAGGTTTGTTCTGGAAACATCTCCATCTATCctatataaaattgtaaatttccCTCACCCCACGAACAGCACTCCCTAACCCTCTTTCCTGCCCTAGCATATTGTAGACAAAGGATACCTTATGACAAAGAAGGGCAGTTCAACTCCAGCATGGTATAGAGTTGTGAGCTACAAGGTGGGATTTGTGAAGACTAGATGATAAATGGATCTTGGAAACCAGGCTGGGGAGTTTAGTCTTgtaacaaaaaagagagagagagagatattcaAGGTTTTTGAGTAGAGTATGTAAGGATGACAGTGTTTAATGACCATTAGTCTAGTAAGGATCTTTAGGATAACTAGGAAGAAGAAAAGTGCAGTCAAAACAGCAAGGAGGCAGTTAAAGTCTAGATAGGAAATGGTGAGGTTGAAGGCTACAGCAATGGTAGCAGAAATGTAAAAGAAGGGATTTATACAAGGGACACTTAGCGGACAGAGATGACAGGATTTAGAAGACTGATTTACCATGGAATATGAGGAAGAAATAGACGATAGTTGGATGGAAGTTTTCTCACACATACTTCAGAGTAACATAgctttactttttttgtgttcTAATCTGCTTTCTTTGAGGTAGTGCCTCCATTTTCCCTCTAGAAATGTATCGTAGATCCAAGGTTCCCAAGATCCCCTTCAGTCAACATTGTAGAGTTCCTTCTCCTTACTCTGTCTCCCCCTATCTCTTGAGTTCTTGCTGATGGCAATCCTCCTCCCaatcttttctaatatatatgcTTCACATGTCTGATTCCTCTCTCTGCCAACCACTGCAGGCATTACTTGTTCTTACCAATGTTTCTTTCATTCCTGTCATCCTCTTTCATTCTATCATTCCTCTCATTTGAAAGGTCATATATTAAAGTGGGCATATCAATATGTAACTATCTTGAGCATGctgcaaaattttctttcttctagtgCAGCAAACAGGTGATatttacctctttcttttttattttagataatggGAGTGAAAACAGTAGATCCATGCCAAAGctggaaatttttgaaaaaattgaatCACAGAGAATTACATCTGGAAGAATCTCAGGATACATATCAGAAGCATCTGGTGAATCTCAAGACATCTGTAAGTCTGCAGGTAGGGTAaagaagcaatgggaaaaagaatCAGGGGAGTCTCAGAGACTGTCATCTGCCCAGGATGAAGGTTTTGATAAAATCCTCACCCACAAAAATATAGTCAGAGGTGAAATAATAAGCCATGATGGATGTGAGAGGAGATTAAATCTGAACtcaaatgaattcacacaccagAAATCTTGTAAACATGGTACCTGTGACCAGAGCTTCAAATGGAACTCAGATTTTATTAACCCTCAAAGAATTTATGCTGGAGAAAAAATTCACCAATATGGAAAATCTTTCAAGAGCCCGAAACTTGCTAAACATGCAGCAGTTTTCAGTGCAGATAAAACTCATcagtgtaatgaatgtgggaaagctttcagGCACAGCTCAAAACTTGCTAGGCATCAGAGAATCCACACTGGAGAGAGACGctatgaatgtaatgaatgtgggaaaagCTTTGCAGAGAGCTCAGATCTTACTAGACATCGGCGAATTCACACTGGGGAAAGACCCTTTGGGTGCAAAGAATGTGGGAGAGCATTCAACCTGAACTCACATCTTATCCggcatcagagaattcacaccagagagaaaccctatgagtgTAGTGAATGTGGGAAAACCTTCCGAGTGAGCTCACATCTTATTCGACACTttagaattcacactggagaaaaaccctatgaatgcagTGAGTGTGGAAGAGCCTTCAGTCAGAGCTCAAACCTTAGTCAACACCAGAGAATTCACATGAGGGAAAACCTATTAATGTAAGGGACTTAAATTTGTATGTAAATGCTGAGGAAATGacacaatatgaaaaatattaaataaaaaataaatattgggcaAGATGAAAGACTGAAAGACCAGTGTCTGGTcttcatctgtgtgtgtgtgctttctgTGAGACTGATGATGTACCCCTTCTTTCATTGACTACTAAAGTCAAACCGAAAGAGCTACATTTAGGGGGCCTAATAAATAGGGTAGTCTATGGCAGTGCAGTGTAGAGAAATAGAGACTGGGGAAACAACCATGATTACAGtgtgggaagaaaataaagatttaggTAAAGAGACTGATAATCAGTCCTAGTTTATTTTCCTAGTTAGTTTTGCACAAAAAGAGGTCAGCTAAACCCAGGAGTGAAATAGCTTGCACAATGCACTGCAGAACAGTGTTTTCAGAGCATCCCTTTAAAAACTGAAGACCACAAAACTATGTTAGATGCTAATGTTAAGTTAGAGAGTCATGTCAAATAAGGACATATGTAATGGTGGCATTCCTATATGAGGCCAAAATCTGTGTCCAGAGGTCATACCAGGAAGTAAAAAAGCAGAAGAGCACCCCAGGGAAGAGGCCAGAATCCAGATATTTAAGTAAGACAGGAAGAAATAGAATTGGGTTAGGAGTGAGAAAATGTGTTCAAATTGAACTAAACCTCAGAAGTTGGAGGATAAACACAGGATAACCGGGCTTTTACTGGTTTTTGGCACCTTTCTGGAGTAGGTTGATAGGGACTATAGTGAGCTCTCCTGACAGAAAGTGATAGGATTCTCTGGCTACTGGCAATTGTGGTAGATTACCGAGGAAGTTAGTACTGGAAATAATGGTCCTGAAATGTTATTTCGTTGCTGCTGGCTGCTGTCTACAGAAAAGACTGAGAAGAGAGTGTAGAGCAATAGTATATGAAAGAGGGTAGGGAGGAATGATTTAAGTCTGAAACATTCCATAGTATGtaaggtttttacattttaaaatgtaaacaggaGCTTGATGTTAGATGTATGATAATGTGAAATGTACAAAATCTCCCACTAAGAGGCTTTGTAAGAGATAGCATTTACTTTCAATGACTTTAAAAATGTCCTGACAGGATCTAAGTAACACaatatttggtttgttttttaaggtaATGTTGAGCCCACAGTTTTTTACAGGCACTGTACTAGTATGTCCTACTTCATTCTGTAACGgttattatttttcacattttataggtgagaaaactcaGCAGTAATGAAGTTAACTATCTTGCTAAAGATCACatagtaagtggtagaaccaAGATTTTAACGCATTTTATTCCAGGGCCCTAGTTCTTAACGCTTACACTTGATTTTGTCACTGAAAATATTCCTATGGAATATAACATCAGAAAAGATAGCACTTGTACACCACAACTCTAAAGTTGGTGGCGGGGGAAAGAGGGAGACCTAGCACCCTTCTAGAAGGTTAATGCATCAACATTTCAAAATCATGGAGGGAACTGCCACCCGCTAGGCTAGGAACCGACTGCACCCTTAAACCCCGCGGCGGCTCCCTCCCAATACGGAGTGCGCGAGACCACCACGGAGAGCCTCTTCCTAGAGGGGCCGGAAGCAGCAGGAGCCCCGGTACACGCCCATCTTCCAGCCAGGATGTGTGTCCCGGGTGAGTGAGTGTCCTGTGGCGTCCGGGACCGAGTTTGTGGCCCAGGGTTATGTGCAGACTTCACACCTCTAACTTTTCTCAGGGTTCCTATTGATTGTTAGGAACAGGATTTCGGGGATGAAGGTGGCAGCTGCAAGAGGAGGCTGCGACTGAGACCCCAGATTCGTCCCCCCTTCACCACACACAACACCAAGATGGGCCCCAGGAGGGCATGGAGAGAagacttcctttcttctcctctcccctcctggtGCTGGCAGTATGAAGCTGTCTCCCAGAGGCATTAGTAGAGGAGCCCTGTGGGAGAAATGAGGTGTATAAATCACACTTAAATCTGTTTATGCTGTCATTGAACCTCTAAACACAATTGGATTATTTTCTAATGATCAGAAGTGTTATATGTAGATGTATTTGTAGTGAGACACACTAGTATGCTTGCTTTGGTgtcttaattttataatatttgtagtCAAGCTTCACATTGTTTCCATTgttaaacttaaaaaaagttGACTCGCAAATGAGAAATGAAGATTATAACCCAGAATGCACAGAATGGCAAGCTACTAATGCATTCAGTGAGGGAAGGGTAaaggcaagtttttattagcaaaaaGAGAGGTTCATATAAGCTGCTTAGAGACCGTGTTCATTGGTTTCAGAGGCTCAAATCTGGAGTTGTCAGTTCATGGTGGAGATGCCATAATTGGGCAAGTGTTCTTTCCAGAACATCGTATCTGAATTATAGCAGTCCTGAAGAATGTCTACTGATAAACCTTGTCAAAGCAGGAGATGCATGGAGGAAATGAAAGGGTTTCTTGTGCGGTGTTTAGAAAGACCTTGGAAACAGTTCTTATCTCAAACATGTAAGCATGAGCCTCCTCTCCTTCATGCCTTCCCAGCCGTATTTTACCTGGGTCTGACAAAAGTGATTTCATCCTCGTATCTGCAGTTTTCAAATCATATTATTAATTGTATGTCTGTCTTACCTAGTTTGTGCTTTCTGTTGCACATGATAAAATTCACCCGAATTGtccattttccttttgaattaGTGGTTCAATCAATGAGTTTCAAGATAACTAGATgtctttaatcttaaaaaaataaataacagttctTAGCAACCTTTTCATTTCTGCAAGTTAGTAATGATTTATTTTGCCTTGGGAGTGACCCaaaagaaacttgcccaaggacagCCTCCTTAAAGCAGACTTCTATATACCCCA contains:
- the ZNF165 gene encoding zinc finger protein 165, whose protein sequence is MATESKKAAAQNSPEDEGLLIVKIEEEEFIHRQDACLQRSELLKQELYRQLFRQFCYQDSPGPREALSQLRELCCQWLKPEIHTKEQILELLVLEQFLTILPGDLQAWVHEHYPESGEEAVTIVEDLERGTDKAVLQVQAHERGQEIFRKKVSPPGPALSVQLQPVETKAYFDSSEPQLLWDCDNGSENSRSMPKLEIFEKIESQRITSGRISGYISEASGESQDICKSAGRVKKQWEKESGESQRLSSAQDEGFDKILTHKNIVRGEIISHDGCERRLNLNSNEFTHQKSCKHGTCDQSFKWNSDFINPQRIYAGEKIHQYGKSFKSPKLAKHAAVFSADKTHQCNECGKAFRHSSKLARHQRIHTGERRYECNECGKSFAESSDLTRHRRIHTGERPFGCKECGRAFNLNSHLIRHQRIHTREKPYECSECGKTFRVSSHLIRHFRIHTGEKPYECSECGRAFSQSSNLSQHQRIHMRENLLM